A window from Photobacterium sp. DA100 encodes these proteins:
- a CDS encoding AAA family ATPase, whose protein sequence is MKKKQLQVVVTGGPGGGKTTALDLFRRELGHKIAVVPEAATVLFSGGITRSEDEQVLKLVQKTIFQLQKNVEEIHKAQFPDRLLVCDRGSLDGLAYWPGSESEFFSEVNSTFEDEIARYDAVIFFESAGASGHDISSNNPVRNESSQQAAQLDKKLQKVWSRHPHFYFVGSSESFIRKIMFGIMTIENVINQYQRG, encoded by the coding sequence ATGAAAAAAAAGCAGTTGCAAGTTGTGGTAACCGGAGGCCCCGGAGGCGGAAAAACCACTGCGTTGGATCTTTTCCGCAGAGAGCTGGGCCATAAGATAGCTGTTGTACCCGAGGCGGCGACGGTACTTTTCTCTGGCGGCATAACACGCTCAGAAGATGAGCAAGTGCTTAAATTGGTACAGAAAACGATTTTTCAACTGCAAAAGAATGTCGAGGAGATCCATAAAGCACAGTTTCCGGACAGGTTGCTGGTGTGTGATCGCGGCTCGCTTGATGGTTTGGCTTACTGGCCTGGTAGCGAAAGTGAATTTTTTAGCGAGGTAAATTCTACTTTTGAAGATGAAATCGCCCGCTACGATGCTGTGATCTTTTTTGAATCCGCCGGAGCCTCCGGACATGATATCAGTAGCAATAACCCGGTACGAAACGAGTCGTCTCAACAAGCTGCGCAATTAGATAAAAAACTTCAGAAAGTCTGGTCCAGGCATCCCCATTTCTACTTTGTTGGGAGCTCAGAGTCCTTTATTCGGAAGATCATGTTCGGGATCATGACGATAGAAAACGTGATAAATCAGTATCAGAGGGGGTAG
- a CDS encoding oligogalacturonate-specific porin KdgM family protein, with product MKLKLLSLSLIAVLSSTSAFATTINLRHEYMPDRDGDKHRDRISVSHRFDNGIGVSVEAKWRHDDDEFVRKMKSGGHEVGVSYAYKINNNFTLQPAYAADVSSTKTVHKFDIRGITKITDDWGASLRYRYGWDRPVSGDDSGYHQLNLVTDYKLSWGKVGVDLEYKDLESGKGGWKDKDRDHLINFFGEYSLLSSGWIPFVEVGALTFDKDGDGYKDDYAIRYRFGMKYNF from the coding sequence ATGAAACTGAAACTGTTATCTCTATCCCTAATTGCTGTTTTATCTTCTACGTCGGCTTTTGCGACAACGATTAACCTTAGACATGAATATATGCCAGACCGAGACGGTGATAAACATAGAGATCGCATCAGTGTCTCTCACCGGTTTGACAATGGTATTGGTGTATCTGTCGAAGCAAAGTGGCGTCATGACGACGATGAATTCGTCCGTAAAATGAAAAGTGGCGGCCATGAAGTTGGTGTAAGTTATGCCTATAAAATTAATAACAATTTTACTCTTCAACCTGCTTATGCTGCTGACGTATCGAGCACGAAGACTGTTCATAAATTCGATATCCGCGGGATCACTAAAATCACCGATGATTGGGGGGCGTCACTGCGCTATCGTTACGGTTGGGACCGCCCGGTCTCTGGGGATGATTCTGGCTACCATCAGCTTAACCTCGTAACAGATTATAAACTGTCTTGGGGTAAAGTCGGTGTAGATCTTGAATATAAAGACTTAGAGTCAGGAAAAGGTGGCTGGAAAGATAAAGACCGCGATCACCTAATTAATTTCTTCGGAGAATATTCATTGCTATCAAGCGGATGGATTCCATTTGTAGAAGTCGGTGCTTTAACATTTGATAAAGACGGTGATGGCTATAAAGATGATTACGCAATTCGTTACCGCTTTGGTATGAAGTACAATTTTTAA
- a CDS encoding efflux RND transporter permease subunit, with protein MNLAEFAIRQRTFIVFFSVLCVIAGITSYFKLGKLEDPTFTVKSAVVVTLYPGASAQEVEAQVTDKIETRLQEMESLWKLRSLSRPGSSMIFVDLQESTSSKELPQQWDLLRRKINDVKLELPATAQISIVQDEFSEVYGMLFAITGEGIEPSELRLYAKELQRRLKAVEGIKKIELHGVRNQVVNIDLPDERLADYGLSSAQVINQLASQNMIYDAGQFKAGIERIRVDQGSEFTSLDDIRNLMIKGGVGDLGTGLIRLGDIATVSMGYQTPALSESRFNGIDAITLAVSPNSGINVVSLGDQLNQVIAEYQQTLPLGIDINTVAFQPEEVQKSINNFVSNLIESVLIVVVILWLFMGLKSALIVGSSLMLTILLTLVYMKIEAIDLQRVSLGTFILALGMLVDNAIVVTDMIISKINKGIDRLKAAKETIQETAVPLLAATIIAVMGASPVMFSTTDAAEFAGSVFWVMCASLLLSWLIAMTITPLMCWAWFKPKQTPASQGKEPQANKPSLYRKAVHYTVRHPLKGLSVLIPLLGITAFVVPHISVNFIPTSDRAMVFLDYWLPNGAQIEQTSADMVRIEDWLREQPEVKDFTTFVGASAPRFSVTVEPEPYDPSYGQILINTHDYSGIEALERRGDQWLEEQFPHAEPRFRALKLATKDKFSIEARFIGPDPEVLHALSKQAQDIMRAHPNTKYVRDDWRQKSKVIVPQLNQEQARRAGINRTDIALAIQRATNGVTLARLHQGDELIPINIRSADADINSLETLPVRSLMGLHSVPLGQVVDKFELKDEESMIWRRNRVPAITVQAAVDGMTASDVRKQLAADIEAIELPDGYRFEWGGEYYDEDRAITDTFNQLPKALLIMVIILVALFNGFKQPVIILTTVPLAATGASWFLLIADKPFGFMALIGAIALSGMIIKNGIVLMDQIELERKNGKGLEDAIEEATLNRTMAISMGALTTALGMIPLLSDRLFDQMAATIIGGLAAATVLSLFVMPALYRLFYRADLKHTTDNAGHDEELTHEKA; from the coding sequence ATGAATCTTGCAGAATTTGCAATTCGACAGCGCACCTTTATCGTTTTCTTCAGTGTGTTGTGCGTCATTGCTGGTATTACTTCTTACTTCAAGCTGGGTAAGCTTGAGGATCCCACATTTACGGTCAAAAGCGCCGTTGTTGTCACCCTCTACCCAGGCGCTTCCGCGCAGGAGGTCGAGGCGCAAGTCACAGACAAGATCGAGACCCGATTACAAGAGATGGAATCGTTGTGGAAACTTCGCTCTCTGTCTCGTCCCGGCAGCTCGATGATCTTTGTCGATCTCCAGGAGTCCACCAGCTCAAAGGAACTGCCTCAGCAATGGGACCTGCTCCGCCGCAAGATCAACGACGTTAAGCTCGAGCTGCCGGCAACGGCTCAAATCAGCATTGTGCAGGATGAGTTTTCGGAAGTGTACGGCATGTTGTTTGCGATAACCGGCGAAGGCATTGAGCCCAGCGAGCTGCGTCTCTATGCCAAGGAGCTACAGCGCCGCCTAAAAGCAGTTGAAGGCATCAAGAAAATTGAGCTGCATGGGGTACGCAACCAAGTCGTTAATATCGACTTACCCGATGAACGTTTGGCTGATTATGGCCTTTCTTCGGCGCAAGTCATCAATCAGTTGGCCAGCCAGAACATGATCTATGATGCGGGTCAGTTCAAAGCTGGGATCGAACGTATTCGGGTTGATCAAGGCAGTGAATTTACCAGCCTGGATGATATTAGGAACCTGATGATCAAAGGCGGTGTGGGGGACTTGGGAACCGGCTTGATCCGCCTTGGTGATATCGCCACTGTCTCTATGGGCTACCAGACGCCAGCTCTGTCTGAAAGCCGCTTCAACGGCATTGATGCAATCACGCTGGCAGTCAGCCCGAACTCTGGCATCAATGTGGTCTCTCTGGGTGATCAGCTCAATCAGGTTATCGCCGAGTATCAGCAGACCCTGCCGCTGGGTATCGACATTAATACCGTCGCTTTCCAGCCGGAAGAAGTACAAAAGTCGATCAACAACTTCGTGTCCAACTTGATCGAGAGTGTCTTGATTGTCGTCGTGATCCTGTGGTTATTCATGGGCCTGAAAAGCGCCCTGATAGTCGGTAGCAGCCTAATGCTGACTATCTTGCTGACCCTGGTTTACATGAAGATAGAGGCCATTGATCTACAGCGCGTATCTTTGGGCACCTTTATTCTTGCGCTAGGTATGCTGGTTGATAACGCCATTGTTGTCACCGATATGATCATTTCCAAGATCAACAAAGGTATTGACCGACTAAAAGCGGCCAAAGAAACCATCCAGGAAACAGCCGTTCCGCTCCTAGCAGCCACCATTATTGCTGTCATGGGGGCGAGTCCGGTGATGTTTTCCACAACCGACGCGGCTGAATTTGCCGGTTCGGTATTCTGGGTCATGTGCGCGTCACTGCTTCTATCGTGGCTGATTGCCATGACGATTACCCCGTTAATGTGTTGGGCCTGGTTCAAGCCGAAGCAGACACCAGCCTCCCAAGGCAAAGAGCCGCAGGCAAACAAGCCGTCGCTGTACCGCAAAGCCGTCCACTACACGGTCCGCCACCCACTCAAAGGCCTCAGTGTATTGATCCCGCTTCTTGGTATTACCGCCTTTGTCGTGCCTCATATTTCGGTCAACTTCATACCAACCTCAGACCGCGCTATGGTATTTCTCGATTACTGGCTACCGAATGGTGCACAGATAGAGCAAACATCGGCCGATATGGTTCGTATTGAGGACTGGCTGCGTGAGCAACCAGAAGTCAAAGATTTCACTACTTTTGTTGGCGCAAGTGCACCAAGGTTCTCCGTTACCGTTGAACCAGAGCCATATGACCCAAGCTATGGTCAGATCCTGATCAATACCCATGACTACAGCGGCATCGAGGCGCTGGAACGTCGAGGTGACCAATGGCTAGAAGAGCAGTTTCCTCATGCCGAGCCTAGGTTCCGGGCACTGAAACTCGCGACCAAAGACAAATTCAGTATTGAGGCCAGGTTTATCGGTCCCGATCCCGAGGTACTGCACGCACTGTCAAAACAGGCCCAAGACATAATGCGAGCCCATCCGAATACCAAGTATGTCCGTGACGACTGGCGTCAGAAAAGCAAAGTCATCGTCCCGCAGCTTAACCAGGAGCAAGCGCGTCGTGCAGGCATCAACCGTACTGATATCGCCCTTGCTATTCAGCGGGCAACTAACGGCGTAACTCTGGCACGCCTTCACCAAGGTGATGAGTTAATCCCCATCAACATCCGCAGTGCCGATGCCGATATTAATTCGCTGGAGACTCTACCTGTACGATCGCTGATGGGATTGCACTCTGTTCCATTGGGTCAAGTTGTCGATAAATTCGAACTCAAGGATGAAGAAAGCATGATATGGCGGCGAAACCGCGTACCCGCTATCACCGTTCAGGCCGCGGTTGACGGTATGACAGCCTCAGATGTCCGTAAGCAACTCGCCGCGGATATTGAAGCTATCGAATTGCCTGACGGCTACCGATTTGAGTGGGGGGGCGAATATTACGACGAAGACAGGGCTATCACAGATACCTTCAACCAACTGCCTAAAGCACTGCTTATCATGGTGATCATCCTTGTAGCCCTGTTCAACGGCTTCAAGCAGCCTGTCATCATTCTAACAACCGTGCCTCTTGCCGCCACCGGAGCGAGCTGGTTCCTGTTGATTGCCGATAAACCATTCGGCTTCATGGCCTTGATCGGCGCCATCGCCCTATCGGGGATGATCATCAAAAACGGGATTGTACTGATGGACCAGATCGAACTGGAAAGAAAAAATGGAAAAGGTCTGGAGGATGCCATCGAGGAAGCCACTTTAAACCGCACCATGGCGATTTCAATGGGTGCGCTAACCACTGCTCTGGGGATGATCCCGTTGCTGTCAGACCGCTTGTTTGACCAGATGGCGGCCACCATCATCGGCGGCTTGGCGGCAGCGACCGTACTTTCTCTGTTTGTGATGCCGGCTCTATACCGTTTGTTTTACCGGGCTGACTTAAAGCACACAACCGACAACGCAGGGCATGATGAGGAGCTGACTCATGAAAAAGCTTAA
- a CDS encoding sigma-70 family RNA polymerase sigma factor, whose product MSQNSHNARPCLMDAWAQYARPLALWLTTQTNDAELTDDLLQEVFIRAMVKDYAFCNISNPRAWLYRVANNLLIDHRRKKHPLPLEQDIEQENDPQAVVDTLTQCLNRVLSELPQPDSHVLKACDIKGMTQQAYANQQGLTLPAVKSRLLRARNKLKQQLILSCQVKLDANQQVCCFTPRREKS is encoded by the coding sequence ATGAGCCAAAACAGCCACAACGCCCGGCCTTGCTTGATGGATGCCTGGGCGCAATATGCCCGGCCCCTCGCCCTCTGGCTAACCACCCAAACGAACGATGCCGAATTGACCGATGATTTGCTACAAGAGGTATTCATTCGGGCAATGGTCAAAGACTATGCGTTTTGCAACATCAGCAACCCCCGGGCTTGGCTCTACCGTGTGGCAAACAATTTGCTCATTGACCACAGACGGAAAAAACATCCCTTGCCATTAGAACAGGATATTGAGCAAGAAAATGACCCGCAAGCGGTTGTCGATACCCTCACCCAGTGCCTAAACCGAGTCCTGTCCGAGCTCCCGCAGCCAGATAGCCACGTTTTGAAAGCTTGTGACATCAAGGGGATGACTCAACAAGCCTATGCCAACCAACAAGGTTTGACCCTACCTGCCGTAAAATCACGCCTGCTACGGGCGCGCAACAAACTGAAGCAGCAGTTGATATTATCTTGCCAAGTAAAGCTCGATGCTAACCAGCAAGTGTGCTGTTTTACGCCCCGCAGAGAAAAGTCATGA
- a CDS encoding permease, with the protein MFQVFTDFASWAVYSVFGLPPDTQLAGALHFFIEDTLKIFTLLLFMIYVIALVRASLNVERVRDYLAGKHRALGYMMGALFGAITPFCSCSSIPVFLGFTSAGIPLGITMAFLITSPLINEVAVLLLMSLLGWKFTFVYIALGMSVGILGGIFLDAIKAERWLQPFAANAMKQGKDHIKQRHNATGTPTHSTSLTLAERHGFAKEEVATIFARVWKWVIIGVGLGAALHGFVPEGWIEAYLGAGQWWSVPAAVLLGIPLYSNATGVIPVMESLITNGLPIGTTLAFCMSTVAASFPEFILLKQVMQWRLLATLFALLLVAFTLIGWVFNATFPVL; encoded by the coding sequence ATGTTCCAAGTTTTCACGGATTTCGCCTCGTGGGCGGTTTACTCGGTCTTTGGGTTACCCCCCGATACCCAATTAGCGGGAGCTCTGCATTTTTTCATTGAGGATACCCTCAAGATATTTACCCTCTTGCTGTTTATGATTTACGTCATTGCTTTGGTTCGTGCATCATTGAATGTTGAAAGGGTCAGGGACTATTTGGCCGGCAAACACCGCGCGCTGGGTTACATGATGGGGGCATTGTTTGGTGCGATCACCCCATTCTGTTCATGCTCGAGCATTCCCGTATTTCTGGGCTTCACCTCGGCAGGGATCCCGCTCGGGATCACGATGGCGTTCCTCATTACTTCCCCACTGATTAATGAAGTGGCCGTACTTTTGCTCATGAGCCTACTTGGCTGGAAATTTACCTTTGTTTATATTGCGCTTGGCATGTCAGTAGGGATATTGGGCGGGATATTTCTTGACGCCATCAAAGCTGAGCGCTGGCTCCAGCCCTTTGCCGCCAATGCCATGAAACAAGGCAAAGACCACATTAAGCAAAGACACAATGCCACCGGCACTCCAACCCATTCGACGTCTTTGACCCTGGCTGAACGGCACGGCTTTGCCAAAGAGGAGGTCGCTACTATTTTTGCCAGGGTCTGGAAGTGGGTGATCATCGGTGTCGGCCTTGGAGCAGCCCTACACGGCTTTGTGCCTGAAGGCTGGATAGAGGCTTATCTTGGGGCTGGCCAATGGTGGTCTGTACCTGCTGCCGTATTACTTGGCATCCCGCTCTATTCGAACGCGACCGGGGTCATTCCTGTCATGGAGAGCCTGATCACCAACGGACTTCCCATTGGTACCACGCTCGCATTTTGTATGAGCACGGTCGCGGCCAGCTTTCCTGAATTCATTTTACTCAAGCAAGTCATGCAGTGGCGTTTGCTCGCCACGCTTTTCGCGCTCTTGTTGGTTGCATTTACCCTCATCGGATGGGTATTTAATGCCACCTTCCCCGTTCTTTAA
- a CDS encoding LysR family transcriptional regulator codes for MRLDDLKLFTTVVELGSFSAAANALDLPRANVSRRIGELEKHLNAQLFFRTTRKLRLTQHGEVLYHELLQVVQGIEKAQEAMYQLDSKPAGKVKIGALPDSDELLQPILNQFQLQYPDIELDVRFSTNGYRDLYEQGLDLSFHVGPLQDSSLVARHITSINRFLLASPDYITQYGAPESINDLAQHRCICYRWSDGRIEDTWRFTDSTLKVKPILSSNSTGYIRRSMIAGQGISFLPLLLAINAMESGELIRILPDCQSQSEDVWLIYPDRMGVSQATRALINHLLEHLPKIFDCRKTQD; via the coding sequence ATGCGCCTGGATGATCTAAAACTGTTTACCACCGTTGTTGAGCTGGGCAGCTTCTCTGCGGCAGCCAATGCGCTCGACCTCCCCCGCGCCAATGTCAGCCGCCGAATTGGCGAATTAGAAAAGCACCTCAATGCACAGCTATTCTTCAGAACCACACGCAAACTTCGTCTGACACAACACGGTGAAGTGCTCTACCATGAGCTATTGCAAGTGGTTCAGGGAATCGAGAAAGCGCAAGAGGCGATGTATCAGCTAGATAGCAAACCAGCAGGAAAGGTGAAAATCGGGGCGCTGCCAGACAGTGATGAGCTACTTCAGCCTATCCTCAATCAGTTTCAGCTACAGTATCCCGATATCGAGCTAGATGTTCGCTTCAGCACCAATGGCTACCGGGATCTGTATGAACAAGGACTTGATTTAAGTTTCCATGTCGGCCCACTCCAAGATTCAAGTCTGGTTGCGAGACACATCACTTCTATCAATCGTTTCCTTCTCGCTAGCCCCGACTATATTACACAATACGGAGCACCAGAGAGCATCAATGATCTCGCTCAGCACCGCTGTATTTGCTACCGCTGGTCTGACGGTAGAATTGAAGACACTTGGCGTTTTACAGACTCAACCCTCAAAGTCAAACCTATACTCAGCAGCAATAGTACCGGCTATATCCGCCGCTCGATGATTGCCGGACAAGGGATCAGTTTCCTTCCCCTGCTGTTAGCAATCAATGCAATGGAGTCAGGCGAACTCATTAGAATCCTCCCTGACTGCCAATCCCAGTCAGAGGATGTATGGCTGATCTACCCAGACAGAATGGGCGTAAGCCAAGCAACACGAGCACTTATCAACCACCTGCTGGAGCATTTGCCTAAAATTTTTGATTGTCGCAAAACTCAAGACTAA
- a CDS encoding thioredoxin family protein, protein MKNVKVLGSGCKNCKVTAELIQDVFQQQGIDFELVKVEDMAQIMAYGVMSTPAVVIDDEVVHKGSVPKREHIEAWLTN, encoded by the coding sequence ATGAAAAACGTAAAAGTACTCGGCTCGGGCTGTAAGAACTGCAAAGTCACCGCCGAGCTCATTCAGGATGTGTTCCAGCAGCAAGGTATCGACTTTGAGTTGGTTAAAGTCGAAGACATGGCCCAGATCATGGCCTATGGCGTGATGTCGACACCAGCCGTGGTCATCGATGATGAAGTTGTGCATAAAGGGAGTGTGCCAAAACGAGAGCACATTGAAGCTTGGCTAACGAACTAA
- a CDS encoding efflux RND transporter periplasmic adaptor subunit, with protein MKTISSYAMAPIAILVLSGCSDTTPAVAEKSPRPVQVIELGSQHQFNTRQFSGVLEAIDTANLAFKVPGTITEVMVKTGERVKQGQVIARLDPHDYQVAVLELEARLEEAKAAKALAAIELRRVKQAARDNAIAEVNLDRAQSGYNRSQAMVKVVEQNLQKAQDALAYTELTAPFDGVVGKRFSEQFEQAAPGFPVFTLHQPNHLQAVIDVPESLISRFKDQPTGAVSWYGSHEAIKASLKEVNTLPDPIKQTYQITYQLDQSALTMKDAALPGKAIQLTVAFEQGAGQYCIPYSAIRQSGELHSVFTIDNGTTRPKSVTIESLQANQACVSGNLAPGDKIITAGVHYLEPGQAVGKILTTALVQPQRVSKEVFVASAPTSTAPGKSTAKTL; from the coding sequence ATGAAAACAATAAGCTCCTATGCTATGGCTCCAATTGCCATACTTGTGCTTAGTGGCTGCAGTGATACGACACCTGCAGTCGCTGAAAAATCTCCCCGTCCGGTGCAGGTCATCGAACTGGGTAGCCAGCATCAATTCAATACCCGCCAGTTCTCAGGCGTATTGGAAGCTATAGATACTGCCAACCTCGCTTTCAAAGTTCCGGGAACCATCACTGAGGTAATGGTTAAAACAGGGGAAAGAGTCAAACAGGGACAAGTCATCGCAAGGCTTGATCCTCACGACTACCAGGTTGCTGTTTTAGAGCTAGAGGCCCGTCTGGAAGAAGCAAAAGCCGCAAAAGCACTCGCCGCCATTGAACTCAGAAGAGTAAAGCAAGCCGCCCGCGATAATGCTATTGCCGAGGTCAATCTTGATCGCGCACAATCTGGCTACAACCGCAGCCAAGCCATGGTCAAAGTGGTAGAGCAAAACCTACAAAAAGCCCAAGATGCCCTCGCCTACACCGAGCTCACCGCTCCTTTTGATGGCGTAGTTGGCAAACGCTTCAGCGAACAATTCGAACAAGCCGCCCCCGGCTTTCCCGTCTTTACGCTTCATCAGCCAAACCACCTACAGGCTGTTATCGATGTACCGGAGAGCCTAATTAGCCGATTCAAGGACCAACCAACCGGAGCCGTCTCGTGGTACGGCAGCCATGAAGCAATCAAAGCCTCACTCAAAGAGGTTAACACGCTACCGGATCCGATCAAGCAAACCTACCAGATCACCTACCAGCTGGATCAAAGTGCACTGACAATGAAAGATGCAGCGCTTCCCGGCAAGGCTATTCAGTTAACGGTGGCGTTCGAACAAGGTGCAGGGCAGTATTGCATTCCCTACTCGGCCATTAGACAAAGCGGCGAGTTACATTCGGTTTTCACTATCGACAATGGTACAACGCGGCCTAAATCCGTCACTATCGAATCACTCCAGGCCAATCAAGCTTGTGTCAGCGGCAACCTTGCTCCCGGCGATAAAATTATCACCGCCGGCGTCCATTACCTCGAGCCGGGCCAAGCAGTCGGTAAAATTCTCACCACCGCGTTGGTTCAACCGCAGCGCGTGAGCAAAGAGGTCTTTGTTGCTTCAGCACCAACCTCAACCGCACCAGGCAAATCAACCGCCAAAACCCTATAG
- a CDS encoding MBL fold metallo-hydrolase, with protein sequence MKLHQIDGYIQSIYLVEYRYGLLLLDGCCRADIPILLDFIREHLKRPVRDLKLVVVTHMHPDHAGAAHRLRKLTGCSIAAANVPGQWYQGIDGILMHWTDLLLAGWVAKRMKKPRCNLWYNAKLKPDYLLDDQELVPGFPEWRALSTQGHTDRDLSLYHQNSGKVYVADLMVKVKGRYIPPFPVFYPNRYRQSVNKIVALSPCTLLLAHGGEICPSQDDFQHLLDKAPTTPTTHWRSVKTKFKRAFSAT encoded by the coding sequence ATGAAACTGCACCAGATAGATGGCTACATCCAATCGATATATCTCGTTGAATACCGTTATGGCTTGCTGTTGTTAGATGGCTGCTGCCGAGCTGATATTCCAATTTTACTCGACTTCATTCGCGAACACCTCAAACGCCCAGTCAGGGATCTCAAGCTGGTTGTTGTCACCCACATGCATCCCGATCACGCCGGTGCGGCGCATCGTCTTCGCAAATTGACAGGATGCAGCATTGCCGCCGCCAATGTCCCCGGCCAGTGGTACCAGGGCATCGATGGCATACTGATGCATTGGACCGACTTGCTGCTGGCAGGTTGGGTCGCCAAGCGAATGAAAAAGCCCCGCTGTAATTTGTGGTATAACGCCAAACTAAAGCCAGATTACCTGCTTGACGACCAAGAACTGGTGCCAGGCTTCCCCGAGTGGCGGGCACTATCAACTCAAGGCCATACCGACCGGGACTTATCGCTATACCACCAAAACTCCGGCAAGGTTTATGTCGCCGATCTAATGGTAAAAGTGAAAGGACGCTATATTCCTCCCTTCCCGGTTTTCTACCCCAATCGCTACCGCCAATCAGTCAATAAGATCGTCGCATTATCACCCTGCACCCTGCTGCTCGCCCATGGCGGTGAAATCTGCCCGAGCCAGGATGATTTCCAGCACCTTCTCGACAAGGCACCAACTACACCGACAACTCACTGGCGTTCGGTTAAAACAAAATTCAAACGTGCTTTTTCTGCAACATGA
- a CDS encoding efflux transporter outer membrane subunit gives MKKLNLTVLTAALILTGCASAPNYEQPRSTLADTYLNRAVSGVNSGQSLTGQQTNAHWWSQFNDPTLNELIRDAQNQNIPLKVASERIRSAQAFNQIVESFKVPTVGLGAGYTSYGISENDPLLGAAVSSNNPLGTAIIDSDQSAFHAGMTIAWELDLFGRIDSQAKAASIRAEQAEIMRQGLTTLITSDVLHNYLQFRGAQERKAIALELVKDQQQTLALVEKIHHSGYGSQLDVARAKAMLAATRAVIPQLETAENAHQQRLAILLGESPRHMQERLAVNSPLPSFNGLIPTGLPSDLLHRRPDLRIAEREMAAQNAELAAAVANQYPKFYLTGTPGVLAGDFDDLFDSDSATWLASVGVSWNLFDGGRTDAMIKLQESRFEASALTYQHAVNSAIGEVETLLNGYGNSQQYQSLLLEAEAETEEAVGKALSLYQAGLIDYLSVLDAQRQQHAMRDRVVAARLQTANMVVGLNKALGGDWEI, from the coding sequence ATGAAAAAGCTTAATTTAACTGTATTGACAGCCGCACTGATCCTGACCGGTTGTGCCTCGGCACCAAACTACGAACAACCGCGCAGTACGCTCGCTGACACCTACTTAAATCGAGCGGTTTCGGGGGTAAATAGCGGGCAAAGCCTCACAGGACAGCAGACCAACGCCCATTGGTGGTCCCAATTTAATGACCCAACATTGAATGAACTCATTCGTGATGCCCAAAACCAAAATATCCCACTGAAAGTGGCTTCGGAGCGGATCAGATCCGCCCAAGCCTTCAACCAGATCGTCGAGTCATTCAAAGTGCCGACCGTCGGCCTTGGTGCAGGCTATACCTCGTATGGCATCAGTGAAAACGACCCACTGCTCGGTGCAGCTGTATCTTCCAATAACCCATTGGGTACGGCCATCATAGACAGTGATCAAAGCGCCTTTCATGCCGGTATGACCATCGCCTGGGAGCTGGACTTATTCGGCCGAATCGACAGCCAAGCAAAAGCGGCCTCCATTCGTGCCGAGCAGGCAGAGATCATGCGCCAGGGACTGACAACTCTGATCACCAGCGATGTACTCCACAACTACCTCCAGTTTCGTGGGGCCCAGGAGCGTAAGGCAATCGCCCTTGAATTGGTCAAGGATCAACAACAAACGCTGGCATTAGTCGAAAAAATTCACCACAGTGGCTATGGCTCCCAGCTCGATGTCGCCCGGGCCAAAGCAATGCTGGCAGCAACCAGGGCGGTGATCCCACAGTTGGAAACCGCGGAAAATGCCCACCAGCAACGTTTGGCTATTTTACTCGGTGAATCTCCTCGTCATATGCAGGAAAGGCTTGCCGTCAACTCGCCATTACCTTCCTTCAATGGATTAATCCCGACAGGCCTGCCTTCAGATCTATTGCACAGAAGGCCAGATCTCCGAATCGCAGAACGGGAAATGGCCGCACAAAATGCCGAGTTAGCTGCGGCTGTTGCCAATCAATACCCGAAGTTTTACCTGACCGGGACACCGGGTGTGCTTGCGGGGGATTTTGATGATCTGTTCGACAGCGACTCAGCAACGTGGCTCGCCAGTGTCGGGGTCAGCTGGAACCTGTTCGACGGCGGCCGTACCGATGCCATGATCAAGCTTCAAGAGTCACGCTTTGAAGCCAGCGCACTCACATACCAGCATGCGGTCAACAGCGCTATCGGGGAGGTGGAGACCTTGCTCAATGGCTACGGTAACAGCCAGCAGTATCAGTCTTTGTTGCTTGAGGCCGAAGCAGAAACTGAGGAAGCCGTAGGCAAAGCGCTATCACTCTACCAGGCAGGCCTTATCGACTACCTGTCGGTACTGGATGCCCAGCGCCAGCAACATGCAATGCGCGACCGCGTAGTGGCAGCCCGGCTGCAGACTGCCAATATGGTCGTCGGGTTAAACAAAGCCCTAGGAGGTGATTGGGAAATTTAA